One window of the Pseudarthrobacter sp. ATCC 49987 genome contains the following:
- a CDS encoding MarR family winged helix-turn-helix transcriptional regulator translates to MSNPAVGPGNPGGTDDSTDAALTAVEHQLSLLWRRARSISHHLSRQVHPDMEPAAYGLLTVIRSQGSIRLTELASSIGVGKPSVSRQVAFLEGLGLVSKEADPLDGRAQMIRLTPMGEERMHEVQDARREVFRERLGEWPTEDLQTLSRYIAKLNATYERDGFPRDEPH, encoded by the coding sequence ATGAGCAACCCAGCCGTTGGCCCCGGGAACCCCGGCGGCACTGACGATTCCACCGACGCGGCGCTGACCGCCGTCGAGCACCAGCTGAGCCTGCTCTGGCGCCGTGCCCGCTCGATCTCCCATCACCTCTCCCGCCAGGTCCACCCGGACATGGAACCGGCCGCGTACGGCCTGCTCACCGTGATCCGCAGCCAGGGCTCCATCCGGCTGACCGAGCTGGCGTCCAGCATCGGCGTCGGGAAACCGTCGGTGAGCCGGCAGGTCGCGTTCCTCGAAGGCCTGGGCCTGGTTTCCAAGGAAGCCGATCCGCTCGACGGCCGCGCGCAAATGATCCGCCTGACGCCCATGGGCGAGGAGAGGATGCACGAGGTGCAGGACGCCCGGCGCGAAGTGTTCCGCGAACGGCTGGGCGAGTGGCCGACGGAGGATCTGCAGACCCTGTCCCGCTACATCGCCAAACTCAACGCCACCTACGAGCGTGACGGTTTCCCCCGGGACGAACCCCACTAG
- a CDS encoding DUF3046 domain-containing protein produces the protein MRISDFWRLMDDEFGAGYSRVLSSSLVLAGVGGRTADQALGAGVPPRQVWLALCEVQDVPPERRLGRDVKPR, from the coding sequence GTGCGAATCAGTGACTTTTGGCGCCTTATGGACGACGAATTCGGGGCGGGGTACTCCCGCGTCCTCAGCAGCTCCCTGGTCCTCGCGGGCGTCGGTGGCCGGACCGCCGATCAGGCCCTGGGCGCAGGTGTGCCTCCCCGCCAGGTGTGGCTGGCGCTGTGTGAGGTCCAGGACGTCCCGCCCGAGCGCCGGCTGGGCCGCGACGTCAAGCCGCGCTGA
- a CDS encoding regulatory protein RecX, whose amino-acid sequence MVLRQLTNSPKSRLQLARKLAERNVPDDVAEAVLDRFEEVKLVDDADFADMWVRSRSQSRKLAKGALRRELAEKGIEAETAAAALEQLSDEDEESAARELVQRKLRGVTGFEDRAERDKTTRRLASMLARKGYQPSQAFRIVGDVLDEAVAASGAGAEPDS is encoded by the coding sequence ATTGTCCTGCGGCAGCTGACCAACTCGCCTAAGAGCCGGCTGCAGCTCGCCCGCAAACTGGCCGAGCGCAACGTCCCGGACGACGTCGCCGAAGCCGTGCTGGACCGCTTCGAAGAAGTGAAACTCGTTGACGACGCCGACTTCGCCGACATGTGGGTGCGGTCCCGTTCGCAGAGCCGCAAACTCGCCAAGGGCGCGCTCCGGCGGGAACTTGCCGAGAAGGGCATTGAGGCGGAAACTGCCGCCGCCGCGCTGGAACAGCTCAGCGACGAGGACGAGGAATCCGCGGCCCGCGAACTGGTCCAGCGGAAACTCCGGGGCGTGACCGGGTTCGAGGACCGCGCCGAGCGGGACAAAACCACCCGCCGGCTGGCTTCCATGCTCGCCCGCAAGGGCTACCAGCCCTCGCAGGCCTTCCGGATCGTGGGCGACGTCCTCGACGAGGCTGTGGCAGCTTCCGGCGCAGGAGCCGAGCCGGATTCTTGA
- the recA gene encoding recombinase RecA: MAAAPDRQKALDAALAQIDKQFGKGSVMRLGDEVRAPIEVIPTGSIALDIALGIGGLPRGRVVEIYGPESSGKTTVALHAVASAQRLGGIAAFIDAEHALDPEYAARLGVDTDALLVSQPDTGEQALEIMDMLIGSGSLDVIVIDSVAALVPRAEIEGDMGDSHVGLQARLMSQALRKITGRLSQTKTTAIFINQLREKIGVFFGSPETTTGGKALKFYASIRIDVRRIQTLKEGADSVGNRTKAKIVKNKMAPPFKIAEFDIIYGQGISREGGIIDMGVEHGLIKKSGSWFTYDGDQLGQGMENSRRFLRDNPELAAELERLIKEKLGVGVKAPAETEASPKLKAVDGF, encoded by the coding sequence ATGGCCGCAGCCCCGGATCGCCAGAAAGCGCTTGATGCAGCGCTTGCCCAGATTGACAAGCAGTTCGGCAAAGGCTCCGTCATGCGCCTGGGCGACGAAGTCCGTGCGCCCATCGAGGTTATTCCCACCGGCTCCATCGCCTTGGACATTGCCCTGGGCATTGGCGGCCTGCCCCGTGGCCGCGTTGTCGAAATCTATGGTCCGGAATCCTCCGGTAAGACCACGGTGGCCCTGCACGCCGTCGCCAGTGCCCAGCGCCTGGGCGGCATCGCTGCCTTCATCGACGCCGAGCACGCCCTCGATCCGGAATACGCCGCCAGGCTCGGCGTCGACACGGATGCCCTCCTGGTCTCCCAGCCCGACACCGGCGAGCAGGCCCTGGAAATCATGGACATGCTGATTGGCTCCGGTTCCCTTGACGTCATTGTCATCGACTCCGTCGCGGCCCTCGTTCCCCGCGCCGAAATCGAAGGCGACATGGGCGACAGCCACGTGGGCCTGCAGGCCCGCCTGATGAGCCAGGCGCTCCGGAAGATCACCGGCCGCCTGAGCCAGACCAAGACCACGGCCATCTTCATCAACCAGTTGCGCGAAAAGATCGGCGTCTTCTTCGGCTCACCGGAAACCACCACGGGTGGTAAGGCGCTGAAGTTCTATGCCTCGATCCGCATCGACGTCCGCAGGATCCAGACCCTCAAGGAGGGCGCGGACTCCGTCGGCAACCGCACCAAGGCCAAAATCGTCAAGAACAAGATGGCGCCGCCCTTCAAGATCGCCGAATTCGACATCATTTACGGCCAGGGCATCTCGCGGGAAGGCGGGATCATCGACATGGGTGTCGAACACGGCCTGATCAAGAAGTCCGGCTCCTGGTTCACCTACGACGGTGACCAGCTGGGCCAGGGCATGGAGAACTCGCGCCGCTTCCTGCGCGACAACCCGGAGCTGGCTGCCGAGCTGGAGCGCCTCATCAAGGAAAAGCTCGGCGTCGGAGTGAAGGCCCCCGCCGAGACCGAGGCATCACCGAAGCTGAAGGCCGTTGACGGCTTCTAA
- a CDS encoding CinA family protein translates to MTSLHHSINLHHLAEEAVTGAIAFGVTVATAESLTAGMVAAMLADTPGASGMLQGGVVSYQNAVKADVLGVPRELLDTVGAVDGQVAEAMAEGARRICGADIGVSTTGVAGPEPHGGKDVGSVYIGVATAEGSTSYGYSFEGNRPEIRGQACAAALERLLEALAAKGYRA, encoded by the coding sequence ATGACCAGTCTCCACCACTCGATCAACCTGCATCACCTGGCCGAAGAAGCCGTCACCGGGGCGATCGCCTTCGGCGTGACCGTCGCTACGGCAGAATCCCTCACCGCCGGCATGGTCGCCGCCATGCTGGCCGACACGCCGGGCGCGTCCGGGATGCTCCAGGGCGGTGTGGTGTCCTACCAGAACGCCGTCAAGGCCGATGTGCTGGGGGTGCCCCGGGAACTGCTGGACACCGTCGGAGCCGTCGACGGCCAGGTGGCAGAGGCCATGGCCGAGGGGGCGCGCAGGATCTGCGGCGCCGACATCGGCGTCTCCACCACCGGTGTCGCAGGTCCCGAGCCGCACGGCGGCAAGGACGTCGGCTCTGTCTACATTGGTGTCGCCACCGCGGAGGGCTCGACGTCGTACGGGTACAGCTTCGAGGGCAACCGGCCGGAAATCCGCGGACAGGCCTGCGCTGCGGCGCTGGAACGCCTGCTGGAGGCTCTGGCAGCCAAAGGCTACCGGGCGTAA
- a CDS encoding helix-turn-helix domain-containing protein, with amino-acid sequence MVKQPVSVNGVVRWKDVGLADQAKSEQKERKMVVLRHEIGDVLRDVRQRQGRTLREVSHSARVSLGYLSEVERGQKEASSELLSSICSALDVPLSSMLREVSDRVAVAEGVAVPDTVPQEFAQRYGRDLDRELNSDLNDELAKGLLSGAR; translated from the coding sequence ATGGTAAAGCAGCCCGTATCCGTTAACGGCGTTGTCCGCTGGAAGGATGTGGGCCTCGCCGATCAGGCTAAGAGCGAACAGAAGGAGCGCAAGATGGTTGTACTTCGTCACGAAATCGGTGATGTCCTGCGCGATGTCCGCCAGCGCCAAGGCCGTACCCTCCGCGAAGTCTCGCACAGTGCCCGCGTTTCCTTGGGCTACCTGAGTGAAGTGGAACGCGGCCAGAAGGAAGCCTCCTCGGAGCTGCTCTCCTCGATCTGCTCGGCCCTCGATGTTCCGCTCTCCAGCATGCTCCGCGAAGTCAGCGACCGCGTCGCCGTCGCCGAGGGAGTTGCGGTTCCGGACACCGTCCCGCAGGAGTTTGCCCAGCGCTACGGCCGTGACCTGGACCGTGAGCTCAACTCCGACCTCAACGACGAGTTGGCCAAGGGCCTTCTCTCCGGGGCACGCTAG
- a CDS encoding FtsK/SpoIIIE family DNA translocase, whose translation MATRTSSAPRGNSSGKSGSSPARGSGPAASKTSKPSGATGTARTRQLAAVEPKQPWLVRVVAGAWLGIAHVVGAGVRRIGYDVSDLAPEDRRDGAALFNLALGVFVATFAWWGFQGWFPDTVYGIVNGTFGWMSLLLPLMLIVCAFRLFRQPVDGRGNNRIGIGFLIMTFAGSGLAHIIGGEPTVAEGFDGLRRAGGMLGYLAAAPLAAIHPAVPLAAYSLLAFTSLLIVTATPFGAIPGRLRGAYEHLMGIDLQDPDHDGDGHDRSYLYENDTPAPAKKKRRRLFGKDHNEDAGLDGYVGDEAFERALIADEEAEAARVAGGAKTGAKPVAPGVRRPTQAELAVEKIKAAQGLGSNAGSAAASAGENATEAIPLVTPGMIAAGSLNAAPQAPGAAAVAAAAKVPSNPVAAAPLPTPIPQRTEQLSLAGDVTYTLPPSDVLTPGSIPKERTEANDAIVASLTETLNQFNVEAQVTGFSRGPTVTRYEIELSPGTKVERVTALSKNISYAVASSDVRILSPIPGRSAIGIEIPNTDRETVSLGDVLRSQNARRTEHPMVIGVGKDVEGGYVVANLAKMPHLLVAGATGAGKSAFVNAMITSILMRATPDEVRMVMVDPKRVELTAYEGVPHLITPIITNPKKAAEALQWVVREMDARYDDLANYGFKHIDDFNKAVRAGKVHPPEGSKRVIRPYPYLLVIVDELADLMMVAPRDVEDSIVRITQLARAAGIHLVLATQRPSVDVVTGLIKANVPSRMAFATSSVTDSRVVLDQPGAEKLIGQGDALFLPMGASKAMRVQGAWVTESEIHKVVEHVKGQLKAVYRDDVAPEAPKKQIDDDIGDDLEVLLQATELVVTTQFGSTSMLQRKLRVGFAKAGRLMDLLESRGVVGPSEGSKARDVLVKPDDLATVLAAMKGMDVPAIADSQTAALSDNANANIAQGGYAEDLVAADLDRRAQNTEYYDGTDGADGGSGDDEGGSEDAWSLTGR comes from the coding sequence ATGGCGACACGTACTTCCTCCGCGCCTAGAGGAAACTCCAGCGGTAAATCAGGCAGCTCTCCGGCCCGGGGCTCCGGCCCGGCTGCGTCCAAAACCAGCAAGCCCTCCGGAGCAACGGGCACGGCGCGCACCCGCCAGTTGGCCGCCGTCGAACCCAAACAGCCCTGGCTGGTCCGGGTTGTGGCCGGCGCCTGGCTGGGCATTGCCCACGTCGTCGGCGCGGGAGTCCGCCGGATCGGCTACGACGTCAGCGACCTCGCCCCCGAGGACCGCCGCGACGGCGCAGCCCTGTTCAACCTCGCCCTCGGGGTCTTCGTCGCCACCTTCGCCTGGTGGGGTTTCCAGGGCTGGTTCCCGGACACGGTCTACGGAATCGTCAACGGAACCTTCGGCTGGATGTCGCTGCTCCTGCCGCTCATGCTGATTGTCTGCGCCTTCCGGCTGTTCCGCCAGCCCGTCGACGGCCGCGGCAACAACCGGATCGGGATCGGCTTCCTGATCATGACCTTCGCCGGCTCCGGCCTGGCCCACATCATCGGCGGGGAACCGACCGTCGCCGAGGGATTCGACGGGCTGCGCCGCGCCGGCGGCATGCTCGGCTACCTCGCGGCGGCCCCGCTGGCCGCCATCCACCCCGCCGTGCCGCTGGCCGCCTACAGCCTGCTCGCCTTCACCTCGCTGCTGATCGTCACCGCCACGCCGTTCGGCGCCATCCCCGGCCGGCTGCGTGGCGCCTACGAGCACCTCATGGGCATCGACCTGCAGGACCCGGATCACGACGGCGACGGCCACGACCGCAGCTACCTCTACGAAAACGACACCCCGGCTCCGGCGAAGAAGAAGCGCCGCCGCCTCTTCGGCAAGGACCACAACGAGGACGCCGGACTCGACGGCTACGTCGGCGACGAAGCCTTCGAGCGGGCGCTTATTGCGGACGAGGAAGCCGAGGCCGCCCGGGTCGCCGGTGGCGCCAAGACCGGCGCCAAGCCGGTCGCCCCCGGCGTGCGCCGGCCCACCCAGGCCGAGCTCGCCGTCGAGAAGATCAAGGCAGCCCAGGGGCTCGGCAGCAATGCGGGGAGCGCCGCCGCCTCGGCGGGGGAGAACGCCACCGAGGCGATCCCGCTCGTCACCCCGGGCATGATCGCCGCCGGCTCGCTGAACGCGGCCCCGCAGGCACCCGGCGCCGCCGCCGTGGCCGCCGCCGCGAAGGTCCCGTCCAACCCCGTGGCCGCGGCACCGCTGCCCACCCCGATTCCGCAGCGCACCGAACAGCTGTCCCTGGCCGGCGACGTGACGTACACGCTGCCGCCGTCGGACGTCCTGACCCCGGGATCCATTCCCAAGGAACGCACCGAAGCCAACGACGCGATTGTCGCCTCGCTGACCGAGACCCTGAACCAGTTCAACGTGGAGGCCCAGGTCACCGGCTTCAGCCGCGGCCCCACCGTGACCCGCTACGAGATCGAGCTCTCCCCGGGCACCAAGGTGGAACGCGTCACCGCGCTGTCCAAGAACATCTCCTATGCCGTCGCCAGCTCGGATGTGCGCATCCTCAGCCCCATCCCCGGCCGGTCCGCGATTGGCATCGAGATCCCCAACACGGACCGCGAGACCGTGTCGCTGGGCGATGTGCTGCGCAGCCAGAACGCCCGGCGGACGGAGCACCCCATGGTGATCGGCGTCGGCAAGGACGTCGAGGGCGGCTACGTCGTCGCGAACCTCGCGAAGATGCCGCACCTTCTCGTGGCGGGCGCCACCGGTGCCGGCAAGTCGGCGTTTGTGAACGCCATGATCACGTCCATCCTGATGCGCGCCACCCCCGATGAGGTCCGCATGGTCATGGTGGACCCCAAGCGGGTGGAGCTCACCGCCTACGAGGGCGTCCCGCACCTGATCACCCCGATCATCACCAACCCCAAGAAGGCGGCGGAGGCCCTGCAGTGGGTGGTCCGCGAGATGGACGCCCGCTACGACGACCTCGCCAACTACGGGTTCAAGCACATCGACGACTTCAACAAGGCTGTCCGCGCGGGCAAGGTCCACCCGCCGGAGGGTTCCAAACGGGTCATCCGGCCGTACCCGTACCTGCTGGTGATCGTGGACGAACTCGCCGACCTCATGATGGTCGCCCCGCGCGACGTCGAGGACTCGATCGTCCGCATCACCCAGCTGGCCCGTGCGGCCGGCATCCACCTCGTGCTCGCCACCCAGCGTCCCTCCGTCGACGTCGTCACCGGCCTGATCAAGGCCAACGTGCCGTCCCGGATGGCGTTCGCGACGTCCTCGGTCACCGACTCCCGCGTGGTCCTGGACCAGCCAGGTGCCGAGAAGCTTATTGGCCAGGGTGACGCCCTGTTCCTGCCGATGGGCGCTTCCAAGGCCATGCGCGTCCAGGGCGCCTGGGTCACGGAATCGGAAATCCACAAGGTGGTCGAGCACGTCAAGGGCCAGCTCAAGGCTGTCTACCGCGACGACGTCGCCCCGGAAGCTCCGAAAAAGCAGATCGACGACGACATCGGCGATGACCTCGAGGTCCTGCTGCAGGCCACCGAGCTCGTGGTCACCACCCAGTTCGGTTCCACCTCGATGCTGCAGCGCAAGCTGCGGGTCGGCTTCGCGAAGGCGGGCCGGCTCATGGACCTGCTCGAATCCCGCGGCGTGGTGGGCCCCTCGGAGGGCTCCAAGGCCCGTGACGTGTTGGTCAAACCCGATGACCTCGCAACCGTCCTCGCGGCCATGAAGGGCATGGACGTGCCCGCCATCGCCGATTCCCAGACCGCGGCACTGAGCGATAACGCCAACGCGAACATCGCCCAGGGCGGTTACGCGGAGGACCTCGTCGCCGCCGACCTGGACCGGCGGGCGCAGAACACCGAGTATTATGACGGCACTGATGGCGCCGACGGGGGCTCGGGGGATGACGAAGGCGGCTCCGAGGACGCCTGGTCGCTCACCGGACGGTAG
- the dapF gene encoding diaminopimelate epimerase, translating into MDETLAVAADRNSTGDTAALSGLKFSKGHGTGNDFVLLADPNGTLAVTPEQVAALCDRHRGIGGDGLIRAVPSRLLAEGRELLTHHPDAEWFMDYRNGDGSLSEMCGNGVRVFVHFLITEGLVELPAGESLTIGTRGGAKTIVRTAGGYAVDMGPWEFIFPGEATARAMDSLVSAAGLEVARPALSVSMGNPHTVVALAEPAELEATQLFTAPHVDPAPPHGTNVEFVVPSEPLVHEGVGTITMRVHERGVGETQSCGTGACAAAVAIRHWAGQGAPDVWNVHVPGGAVGVKFFLGAEGHEHVELSGPAVIVASGTLS; encoded by the coding sequence ATGGACGAAACCCTGGCCGTGGCCGCTGACCGCAACTCCACCGGTGACACTGCAGCCCTGAGCGGACTCAAGTTTTCCAAAGGCCACGGGACGGGCAACGACTTTGTGCTCCTCGCCGACCCCAACGGCACCCTGGCAGTAACCCCGGAGCAGGTCGCCGCACTCTGTGACCGCCACCGGGGAATCGGCGGCGACGGGCTGATCCGCGCCGTCCCGTCCCGGCTGCTCGCCGAGGGCCGGGAGCTGCTCACGCACCACCCGGACGCTGAATGGTTCATGGACTACCGCAACGGCGACGGCTCGCTGTCCGAGATGTGTGGCAACGGTGTCCGCGTCTTTGTACACTTCCTGATCACCGAAGGCCTCGTAGAGCTCCCCGCCGGCGAGTCACTGACCATCGGCACCCGTGGGGGCGCCAAGACGATCGTCCGCACCGCCGGCGGCTACGCCGTCGACATGGGTCCCTGGGAGTTCATCTTTCCGGGCGAGGCCACCGCGCGGGCCATGGACTCGCTGGTCAGCGCGGCGGGGCTGGAGGTCGCCCGGCCCGCGCTGTCCGTGAGCATGGGCAATCCGCACACCGTCGTTGCGCTGGCCGAACCCGCCGAGCTGGAGGCCACACAGCTGTTTACCGCTCCTCACGTGGATCCGGCCCCGCCCCACGGCACCAACGTCGAGTTCGTTGTGCCCTCCGAGCCGCTGGTCCATGAGGGCGTCGGCACCATCACGATGCGCGTTCACGAGCGGGGAGTCGGGGAAACGCAATCCTGCGGCACCGGCGCCTGTGCCGCAGCGGTCGCGATCCGCCACTGGGCCGGCCAGGGCGCCCCGGACGTCTGGAACGTCCACGTCCCGGGCGGCGCCGTCGGCGTGAAGTTCTTCCTCGGTGCGGAGGGCCACGAGCACGTCGAGCTCAGCGGACCCGCGGTGATCGTGGCTAGTGGGACGCTTTCCTGA
- the pgsA gene encoding CDP-diacylglycerol--glycerol-3-phosphate 3-phosphatidyltransferase produces the protein MTSAEANEAGSAPRIWNLPNILTMLRIVMVPFFVWFLLLDAPGLVAQNGVWRWIAAVTFAVAIYTDKLDGDIARSRGLITDFGKIADPIADKLLIGSALVMLSLLQELPWWVTILILVREWGVTALRFFVIRYGVIPASRGGKLKTVIQTVAIFLYILPLASIAPWLGFVAFAVMMVALAITVWTGGEYVVEALKLRASGIRAQQQKIQEGKP, from the coding sequence GTGACTAGCGCCGAAGCAAACGAGGCCGGATCCGCTCCCCGGATCTGGAACCTGCCCAACATCCTGACGATGCTGCGGATTGTGATGGTGCCGTTCTTCGTCTGGTTCCTCCTGCTCGACGCACCCGGACTGGTCGCCCAGAACGGCGTCTGGCGTTGGATTGCCGCGGTGACCTTCGCCGTCGCCATCTACACGGACAAGCTCGACGGCGACATCGCCCGCAGCCGCGGCCTCATCACCGACTTCGGCAAGATCGCCGACCCGATCGCGGACAAGCTGCTGATCGGCTCCGCCCTCGTGATGCTCTCGCTGCTGCAGGAGCTGCCCTGGTGGGTCACCATCCTGATCCTGGTCCGTGAATGGGGCGTCACCGCGCTGCGCTTCTTTGTCATCCGCTACGGCGTGATCCCGGCCTCGCGCGGCGGCAAACTCAAGACCGTCATCCAGACCGTGGCGATCTTCCTGTACATCCTTCCGCTGGCCTCGATCGCGCCGTGGCTCGGCTTTGTGGCCTTTGCGGTCATGATGGTGGCCCTCGCGATCACCGTCTGGACGGGCGGCGAATATGTCGTCGAGGCCCTCAAGCTGCGCGCCAGCGGCATCCGGGCACAGCAACAGAAGATCCAGGAGGGCAAGCCATGA
- the miaB gene encoding tRNA (N6-isopentenyl adenosine(37)-C2)-methylthiotransferase MiaB: protein MSLTIPSPAAGTTPSTDASSTPGAAAQPSASQARTYQVRTFGCQMNVHDSERMSGMLEAAGYVPAAGELADVVVFNTCAVRENADNKLYGNLGMLAPAKAANPGMQIAVGGCLAQKDRDTILKKAPWVDAVFGTHNVGALPALLERARHNNEAQLEILESLDVFPSTLPTKRDSVYAGWVSISVGCNNTCTFCIVPALRGKEKDRRPGDILAEIQALVADGAIEVTLLGQNVNSYGVEFGDRQAFSKLLRACGDIPGLERVRFTSPHPAAFTDDVIDAMAETPNVMPQLHMPLQSGSDKVLKDMKRSYRSAKFLGILDKVRGKIPHAAISTDIIVGFPGETEEDFQATLDVVEKSRFATAFTFQYSKRPGTPAAELPDQLPKAVVQERFERLTALQDRIAAEENARQLGRSVEVMVTAHSGRKSEETHRLSGRAQDQRLVHFSVPDGAESPRPGDLVTVTITEAAAFHLVADPASAQDYSLRRSRAGDAWDRSQADSCGAPAPGSPSGTTGVSLGMPTLPVRGR, encoded by the coding sequence GTGAGTTTGACCATTCCCTCCCCAGCAGCCGGCACCACCCCTTCCACCGACGCATCGTCAACACCTGGTGCCGCGGCACAGCCCTCCGCGTCGCAGGCCCGCACGTACCAGGTGCGGACGTTCGGCTGCCAGATGAACGTGCACGATTCCGAGCGCATGTCCGGGATGCTCGAAGCCGCCGGTTATGTCCCCGCCGCCGGGGAACTGGCCGACGTCGTGGTCTTCAACACCTGCGCGGTGCGGGAAAACGCCGACAACAAGCTCTACGGAAACCTCGGCATGCTGGCGCCGGCTAAGGCCGCCAATCCCGGAATGCAGATCGCCGTCGGCGGGTGCCTGGCGCAGAAGGACCGCGATACCATCCTCAAGAAGGCCCCCTGGGTGGACGCCGTCTTCGGCACCCACAACGTCGGTGCCCTGCCTGCCCTGCTGGAACGGGCCCGCCACAACAACGAGGCACAACTCGAAATCCTCGAGTCGCTCGACGTCTTCCCCTCCACACTGCCGACCAAGCGTGACTCGGTCTACGCCGGCTGGGTGTCGATCTCCGTCGGCTGCAACAACACCTGCACCTTCTGCATCGTCCCGGCCTTGCGCGGCAAGGAAAAGGACCGCCGCCCCGGCGACATCCTGGCCGAGATCCAGGCCCTCGTTGCCGACGGCGCCATCGAAGTAACCTTGCTGGGCCAGAACGTGAACTCCTATGGCGTTGAATTCGGCGACCGGCAGGCTTTCTCCAAACTGCTGCGCGCCTGCGGTGACATCCCCGGCCTGGAACGCGTCCGCTTCACGAGTCCACATCCCGCCGCCTTCACCGACGACGTCATCGACGCCATGGCCGAGACCCCGAACGTTATGCCGCAGCTGCACATGCCCCTGCAGTCCGGCTCGGACAAGGTCCTCAAGGACATGAAGCGGTCCTACCGTTCCGCCAAGTTCCTCGGCATCCTGGACAAGGTCCGCGGGAAGATCCCGCATGCCGCGATCTCCACAGACATCATCGTCGGCTTCCCCGGCGAGACCGAGGAGGACTTCCAGGCCACGCTCGACGTCGTGGAGAAGTCCCGCTTCGCCACCGCCTTCACGTTCCAGTACTCCAAGCGGCCGGGCACGCCCGCCGCGGAGCTCCCGGACCAGCTCCCCAAGGCCGTGGTGCAGGAGCGCTTCGAACGCCTCACCGCCCTGCAGGACAGGATCGCCGCCGAGGAGAACGCCCGCCAGCTCGGCCGGAGCGTGGAGGTCATGGTCACGGCCCACTCCGGACGCAAATCCGAGGAAACCCACCGGCTCTCCGGCCGGGCCCAGGACCAGCGCCTCGTCCACTTCTCCGTGCCCGACGGCGCCGAGTCGCCCCGCCCGGGCGACCTCGTCACTGTGACGATCACCGAGGCCGCCGCGTTCCACCTCGTCGCCGACCCGGCATCGGCGCAGGACTACAGCCTTCGGCGCTCCCGCGCCGGCGATGCCTGGGACAGGTCGCAGGCGGACTCCTGCGGCGCACCCGCGCCCGGGTCCCCTTCTGGCACAACGGGCGTCTCGCTGGGCATGCCCACCCTCCCTGTCCGCGGCCGCTAG
- the miaA gene encoding tRNA (adenosine(37)-N6)-dimethylallyltransferase MiaA, with protein MPVVAVVGPTGSGKSDLAVSLALELDGEVINADSMQFYRGMDIGTAKITEAERRGVPHHLLDILDVTEEASVSDFQQQARELMAGIQARGKRAILAGGSGLYVRAALDVLEFPGTDPAIRSRLEAELESGGPAPLRARLEGVDPVSAGRLGDARRIVRALEVFELTGRPFSSFMPTREYFQPAVQIGLEVDREQLRERLARRVHTMVEGGLLEEVRTLDAAGLRLGRTAPRALGYAQFLKVLDGESDTAQAAEETIVATRQFARRQLTWFRADPRIHWLDWRDPELVAKAAALCGGAK; from the coding sequence CTGCCGGTCGTCGCCGTCGTCGGGCCAACCGGCTCCGGCAAGTCCGATCTTGCCGTCTCGCTGGCACTGGAGCTCGACGGCGAAGTCATCAACGCCGACTCCATGCAGTTCTACCGCGGTATGGACATCGGCACCGCGAAAATCACCGAGGCCGAACGCAGGGGAGTGCCACACCACCTCCTGGACATCCTGGACGTCACCGAGGAAGCCAGCGTCTCGGACTTCCAGCAGCAGGCCCGGGAGCTCATGGCCGGCATCCAAGCCCGCGGCAAACGTGCCATCCTGGCCGGCGGTTCCGGACTCTACGTCCGTGCCGCGCTGGACGTGCTGGAATTCCCGGGTACCGATCCTGCCATCCGGAGCCGGCTCGAAGCGGAACTGGAATCCGGCGGACCGGCGCCGTTGCGGGCGCGGCTGGAAGGCGTGGACCCGGTCTCCGCCGGCCGGCTCGGCGACGCACGCCGGATTGTCCGTGCCCTCGAGGTGTTCGAACTGACCGGGCGGCCGTTCAGTTCCTTCATGCCCACCCGCGAGTATTTCCAGCCCGCCGTGCAGATTGGGCTCGAGGTGGACCGGGAACAGCTCCGGGAACGGCTCGCGCGCCGGGTCCACACCATGGTGGAGGGCGGGCTGCTCGAAGAGGTCCGGACGCTCGACGCCGCCGGACTCCGGCTCGGCCGCACCGCCCCGCGTGCCCTCGGCTATGCCCAGTTCCTCAAGGTCCTCGACGGCGAATCGGACACGGCGCAGGCAGCGGAGGAAACCATTGTCGCGACCCGGCAGTTCGCCCGCCGCCAGCTCACCTGGTTCCGGGCCGACCCCCGCATCCATTGGCTCGACTGGCGGGACCCGGAACTCGTGGCGAAGGCCGCCGCGCTCTGCGGCGGCGCCAAGTGA